A section of the Microbacterium sp. MM2322 genome encodes:
- a CDS encoding sensor histidine kinase — translation MTNRSRSSPFSEGELRLPRPPGVLRRYWARHPLFADILVCVVCLLVSAVPVIATPVLPEGVGTRSSDWVRVLPFLGVMVVLGCLSLLLRRRHPILVLGAAYLVALAYLFTPDPITGPLVLVATYSVAVYVSTRATLIGVAIGTVVLVGTGIGLASAGAISTTVLWGSIVNEALNAVIGGLIGTNVGSRARYVAALIDHSRRLVVERDQQAKLASAAERERIARELHDIVAHSLTVMVALAEGVAASRDAEHSRPGVEAIAATGREALRDMRATLGILRDPAEAPLAPLARDTTAETVASARAAGFDTRLVVSGDPAGLDSRTQLAVSRIVQESVTNILRHASGATRIDVVIRHESKGVSVAVSDDGFPVTAPQDSPGFGLRGLRERVELTGGTVSAGPRHPHGWSVTAHIPRQEQHA, via the coding sequence GTGACGAACCGAAGCCGCAGCTCTCCCTTCTCGGAGGGAGAGCTGCGGCTTCCGCGTCCGCCCGGAGTGCTGCGTCGATACTGGGCGCGGCATCCCCTCTTCGCTGACATCCTCGTGTGCGTCGTCTGCCTGCTGGTCTCGGCCGTGCCCGTGATCGCCACGCCGGTGCTGCCCGAGGGAGTCGGAACCAGATCGTCGGACTGGGTGCGGGTGCTGCCGTTCCTCGGCGTCATGGTCGTTCTCGGCTGCCTGTCCCTCCTGTTGCGCCGTCGGCATCCGATCCTCGTTCTCGGGGCTGCGTACCTCGTGGCCCTCGCGTACCTCTTCACGCCGGACCCGATCACCGGACCGCTCGTCCTCGTGGCCACCTACTCGGTCGCCGTCTACGTCAGCACGCGCGCCACCCTCATCGGCGTCGCAATCGGGACCGTCGTCCTCGTCGGCACCGGGATCGGTCTCGCGTCCGCGGGGGCGATCTCCACAACAGTCCTCTGGGGATCGATCGTCAACGAAGCGCTCAATGCGGTGATCGGCGGGCTCATCGGCACCAACGTCGGCTCCCGGGCACGATACGTCGCCGCGCTCATCGATCACTCCCGACGCCTCGTCGTCGAACGCGATCAGCAGGCGAAGCTCGCATCGGCCGCCGAGCGGGAGCGGATCGCCCGAGAGCTCCACGACATCGTCGCTCACTCGCTGACCGTCATGGTCGCCCTCGCCGAGGGGGTCGCCGCCTCGCGCGACGCCGAACACTCCCGCCCGGGGGTCGAGGCGATCGCCGCCACCGGGCGCGAGGCGCTGCGAGACATGCGGGCGACCCTCGGCATCCTTCGCGATCCCGCAGAGGCGCCGCTTGCCCCGCTGGCTCGCGACACCACCGCTGAGACCGTCGCCTCGGCCCGTGCGGCAGGGTTCGACACCCGGCTCGTCGTGTCGGGCGATCCCGCCGGTCTCGACTCCCGGACCCAGCTCGCGGTGTCGCGCATCGTGCAGGAGAGCGTGACCAACATCCTCCGCCACGCGTCGGGAGCCACGCGCATCGACGTGGTGATCCGGCACGAGTCGAAGGGCGTGTCCGTGGCTGTCAGCGACGACGGCTTCCCCGTGACGGCTCCGCAGGACTCCCCCGGCTTCGGATTGCGGGGCCTTCGAGAGCGCGTCGAGCTCACGGGAGGAACCGTGTCGGCGGGACCGCGACACCCGCACGGCTGGTCGGTCACCGCCCACATCCCGAGACAGGAGCAACACGCGTGA
- a CDS encoding response regulator transcription factor: MSFSASPAPIRVLIVDDQSLIRLGFRMVLESADGIDVVGECSDGAEAISATDTLRPDVILMDVRMPGVDGIEATRRIIDSHPEMRVLVLTTFDLDEYAFGALRAGAGGFLLKDAGRDELVAAVRAVAAGEATLAPRIVRRMIELVTTSDSPDSPAPADERTAHEQNVLTAREQDVLEAMARGLTNTEIADELFLGESTVKTHVGRILAKLPARDRVHAVLIAHGLASPLTDAGVAAQTGDGARR; encoded by the coding sequence GTGAGCTTTTCCGCATCCCCCGCCCCCATCCGGGTGCTGATCGTCGACGACCAGTCGCTGATCCGGCTCGGTTTCCGCATGGTCCTCGAGTCGGCCGATGGGATCGACGTGGTCGGCGAATGCAGCGACGGCGCCGAGGCGATCTCGGCGACTGACACACTGCGCCCCGACGTGATCCTCATGGACGTCCGGATGCCGGGGGTCGACGGGATCGAGGCGACGCGACGGATCATCGACAGCCACCCTGAGATGCGCGTGCTCGTCCTCACGACCTTCGACCTCGACGAGTACGCGTTCGGAGCGCTGCGCGCCGGCGCCGGCGGGTTCCTCCTGAAGGATGCCGGTCGCGACGAGCTCGTTGCAGCCGTCCGGGCCGTCGCCGCCGGCGAGGCGACGCTCGCCCCGCGAATCGTGCGGCGGATGATCGAGCTCGTGACCACGTCGGACTCCCCCGACTCACCCGCGCCCGCCGACGAACGCACAGCGCACGAACAGAACGTCCTGACGGCACGCGAGCAGGATGTGCTTGAGGCGATGGCGCGCGGCCTCACCAACACCGAGATCGCGGATGAGTTGTTCCTCGGCGAATCGACGGTCAAGACCCATGTCGGTCGCATCCTCGCCAAACTGCCCGCCCGCGACCGGGTGCACGCCGTCCTCATCGCCCACGGCCTCGCAAGCCCGCTGACCGATGCGGGCGTCGCCGCTCAGACGGGCGACGGGGCGCGCCGGTAG
- a CDS encoding mechanosensitive ion channel domain-containing protein, translating into MISPVLAASPQPSAVGWESVRDDFLAFLVTAGWNLLWVAVTIASALLLSWIMRRLIGRVVDHIVLGAKSRAAAEDTRAIDMSPLAQVRIVQRTRTLGSILTNIVNVAIVIIAILTIVYILNPGVLASFTLLSAAIGAGLGFGAQNIVKDVLNGIFIVAEDQIGIGDVVDVGLATGIVEYVSVRVTHVRDVNGTLWFVRNGEILRIGNMSQGWSRVVIDVGVPLDADIDAVEDAMLTAAKDLVREPKWRTRILDKPEVWGLESIGGDTVITRLVVKTRPNAKDDVSRALRKRLKTALDELGVPLPQLASTLLTGADAAQSVRGANPPKTKPQQVTPPTPPRLAWRPKKRGRTDGEPPEGTAAP; encoded by the coding sequence ATGATCTCGCCCGTTCTCGCCGCATCCCCGCAACCGTCAGCCGTCGGCTGGGAATCCGTCCGCGACGACTTCCTCGCATTCCTGGTGACGGCCGGCTGGAACCTCCTGTGGGTCGCGGTGACCATCGCGTCCGCACTCCTGCTCTCCTGGATCATGCGCCGCCTCATCGGCCGCGTGGTCGATCACATCGTCCTCGGGGCGAAGTCGCGCGCGGCCGCCGAGGACACCCGGGCGATCGACATGTCGCCGCTGGCGCAGGTGCGGATCGTGCAGCGTACCCGGACGCTCGGGTCGATCCTCACCAACATCGTCAACGTGGCGATCGTCATCATCGCGATCCTCACGATCGTCTACATCCTGAACCCCGGCGTGCTCGCCTCGTTCACGCTGCTCTCCGCCGCGATCGGCGCGGGGCTGGGCTTCGGCGCTCAGAACATCGTCAAGGACGTCCTCAACGGGATCTTCATCGTCGCGGAGGACCAGATCGGCATCGGCGACGTCGTCGACGTGGGGCTCGCCACCGGCATCGTCGAATACGTGAGCGTCCGGGTGACGCACGTCCGCGACGTCAACGGGACTCTCTGGTTCGTCCGTAACGGCGAGATCCTTCGGATCGGCAACATGTCGCAGGGATGGTCGCGTGTCGTGATCGACGTCGGTGTCCCTCTCGATGCGGACATCGACGCGGTCGAAGACGCCATGCTCACCGCCGCGAAGGACCTCGTGCGCGAGCCGAAGTGGCGCACCCGCATCCTCGACAAGCCCGAGGTCTGGGGCCTCGAGTCGATCGGCGGAGACACCGTGATCACCCGTCTCGTCGTCAAGACCCGTCCGAACGCCAAGGACGACGTCTCCCGCGCGCTTCGCAAGCGGCTCAAGACTGCGCTGGACGAGCTCGGCGTTCCGCTCCCCCAGCTCGCTTCCACCCTCCTCACCGGCGCCGACGCCGCCCAGAGCGTCCGTGGCGCGAACCCGCCCAAGACCAAGCCGCAGCAGGTGACACCACCCACCCCGCCGCGACTCGCGTGGCGTCCGAAGAAGCGCGGTCGCACCGATGGCGAGCCGCCCGAAGGGACCGCAGCACCGTGA
- a CDS encoding globin produces MSDQSTFFDEVGGHEVFRRIVDVFYREVASDDVLRAMYPEEDLGPAAERLLLFLEQYWGGPTTYGETRGHPRLRMRHMPFHVNPDARDRWLRAMRIAVDEAELSPLHEATLWDYLQRAAHAMVNTFEPTGIGPVAKPHGGAALPLHPEA; encoded by the coding sequence GTGAGCGACCAGTCCACGTTCTTCGACGAGGTCGGCGGCCACGAGGTCTTCCGCCGCATCGTCGACGTCTTTTACCGCGAAGTCGCATCCGACGACGTCCTGCGCGCCATGTACCCGGAGGAAGACCTCGGCCCGGCGGCGGAGCGTCTCTTGCTCTTCCTCGAGCAGTACTGGGGCGGTCCGACGACATACGGCGAGACGCGGGGGCACCCGAGGTTGCGGATGCGCCATATGCCCTTCCACGTGAATCCGGACGCACGCGACCGATGGTTGCGCGCCATGCGCATCGCGGTGGATGAGGCGGAGCTGTCGCCTCTGCATGAGGCGACCCTCTGGGACTACCTCCAGCGGGCGGCGCACGCGATGGTCAACACGTTCGAGCCGACGGGGATCGGTCCCGTCGCGAAGCCCCATGGCGGCGCGGCGCTCCCTCTCCACCCCGAGGCCTGA
- a CDS encoding acyl-CoA thioesterase II, producing the protein MRESGHVDGLLAVMDLASSDARTTEDIFTGVSQAMPLGRVFGGQVLAQAVIAAERTVDDGRAAHSMHGYFLRPGDSTRGMTFSVDRIHDGRSFSTRRTQAFQEGVPIFSMIASFEIDATGLEHQDEMPEGIPGPDDLSDDSVLAGLHPMSKRHFDQSPVEVRHVEEPIYATVGAEHVAHQSVWVRTRGAVPDDPRLHRAALAYMSDLTIQESVLRAHGASWSTPGLKVASLDHAMWWHRPARVDEWLLYVQQSPSAQGGRGLATGRIFSRDGELVASVAQEIMVRVPDQN; encoded by the coding sequence GTGCGCGAATCAGGCCACGTCGACGGATTGCTGGCGGTGATGGACCTCGCCTCCAGCGACGCCCGCACCACGGAGGACATCTTCACCGGAGTGTCGCAGGCGATGCCGCTGGGGCGCGTGTTCGGTGGACAGGTGCTCGCCCAGGCAGTGATCGCGGCAGAGCGCACCGTGGACGACGGGCGGGCCGCTCACTCCATGCACGGCTACTTCCTGCGCCCCGGCGACTCGACGCGGGGCATGACGTTCTCGGTCGACCGCATCCACGACGGCCGGTCGTTCTCGACCCGGCGGACCCAGGCCTTCCAAGAGGGCGTGCCGATCTTCTCGATGATCGCCTCGTTCGAGATCGATGCGACAGGGCTGGAGCACCAGGACGAGATGCCCGAGGGCATCCCCGGACCCGACGACCTGTCCGACGACTCCGTCCTCGCCGGTCTCCACCCGATGAGCAAACGTCATTTCGATCAGAGCCCCGTCGAGGTCCGCCACGTCGAAGAGCCGATCTACGCGACGGTGGGTGCCGAGCATGTTGCGCACCAGTCCGTGTGGGTGCGGACGCGCGGCGCAGTACCCGACGACCCGCGGCTGCACCGCGCCGCACTCGCGTACATGAGCGACCTGACGATTCAGGAGTCGGTGCTGCGCGCGCACGGAGCGTCGTGGTCGACGCCCGGTCTGAAGGTTGCGAGCCTCGATCACGCGATGTGGTGGCACCGTCCGGCCCGCGTCGACGAGTGGCTGCTCTACGTGCAGCAGTCCCCCAGCGCGCAGGGCGGCCGCGGACTCGCCACGGGTCGGATCTTCTCGCGTGACGGCGAACTCGTTGCGTCCGTCGCGCAGGAGATCATGGTCAGAGTCCCCGACCAGAACTGA
- a CDS encoding thioesterase family protein, with translation MTDARIRVPIHLRWGDLDAYNHVNNAAMLKLLEEARVRAFWVPGAGERVVPTAVIDASHGAAHLTLIARQEIEYLAPVPYQRDPIDVQMWFGKIGGSSAEVNYEVFTPEGQAPQTLYARASTVIVQVDAVTGRPVRLSPETRAAWEPFVGEPLPPLGRR, from the coding sequence GTGACTGACGCCCGCATCCGCGTTCCCATCCACCTCCGGTGGGGGGATCTCGACGCGTACAACCACGTGAACAACGCGGCGATGCTCAAGCTCCTCGAGGAGGCGCGCGTGCGCGCCTTCTGGGTGCCCGGCGCTGGGGAGCGGGTCGTCCCCACCGCCGTGATCGACGCGAGCCACGGTGCCGCGCACCTGACGCTCATCGCGCGGCAGGAGATCGAGTACCTCGCCCCGGTGCCCTACCAGCGCGATCCCATCGACGTGCAGATGTGGTTCGGGAAGATCGGTGGATCGAGCGCCGAGGTGAACTACGAGGTCTTCACGCCCGAAGGCCAGGCGCCGCAGACGCTGTACGCGCGGGCATCCACCGTCATCGTTCAGGTGGATGCCGTGACCGGGCGACCCGTGCGCCTGTCGCCCGAGACCCGGGCAGCGTGGGAGCCGTTCGTCGGCGAGCCGCTGCCGCCGCTCGGGCGGCGCTGA
- the ettA gene encoding energy-dependent translational throttle protein EttA, producing MAEYIYSMVRARKAVGEKLILDDVTMAFLPGAKIGMVGPNGAGKSTILKIMAGLDTPSNGEAKLSPGFSVGILMQEPELDETKTVLENIQDGVAIKPKLDRFNEISALMADPDADFDALLAEMGTLQEEIDAADGWDLDSQLSQAMDALRTPPADAAIAPLSGGEKRRVALAKLLLQKPDLLLLDEPTNHLDAESVLWLEQHLQAYKGAVIAITHDRYFLDNVAEWIAEVDRGRLIGYEGNYSTYLEKKGERLEVQGKKDAKLAKRLKEELEWVRSSAKGRQTKSKARLARYEEMASEAERTRKLDFEEISIPPGPRLGSVVIEAKKLQKGFDGRSLIDGLSFSLPPNGIVGVIGPNGVGKTTLFKSIVGLEPLDGGDLKIGETVKISYVDQSRSNIDPNKTLWEVVSDGLDIITVGKTEIPSRAYVSKFGFKGPDQQKKAGVLSGGERNRLNLALTLKEGGNLLLLDEPTNDLDVETLSSLENALLEFPGCAVVITHDRWFLDRIATHILAYEGTAEKPDQWYWFEGNFEAYESNKVERLGADAANPAKSTYRKLTRD from the coding sequence ATGGCCGAATACATCTACTCCATGGTCCGTGCCCGCAAGGCGGTCGGCGAAAAGCTCATCCTCGACGACGTCACGATGGCGTTCCTGCCGGGCGCCAAGATCGGCATGGTCGGTCCGAACGGCGCCGGTAAGTCCACGATCCTCAAGATCATGGCTGGCCTCGACACGCCGTCGAACGGTGAAGCGAAGCTGTCGCCCGGGTTCTCGGTCGGCATCCTCATGCAGGAGCCCGAGCTCGACGAGACCAAGACCGTCCTCGAGAACATCCAGGACGGCGTGGCCATCAAGCCCAAGCTCGACCGGTTCAACGAGATCTCCGCCCTGATGGCAGACCCGGACGCGGACTTCGACGCGCTCCTGGCCGAGATGGGCACGCTGCAGGAGGAGATCGACGCCGCCGACGGCTGGGACCTCGACTCTCAGCTCTCGCAGGCCATGGATGCTCTCCGTACCCCGCCGGCGGACGCCGCAATCGCCCCGCTCTCCGGTGGTGAGAAGCGTCGCGTCGCCCTCGCCAAGCTCCTGCTCCAGAAGCCCGACCTTCTCCTGCTCGACGAGCCCACGAACCACCTAGACGCCGAGAGTGTCCTGTGGCTCGAGCAGCACCTGCAGGCCTACAAGGGCGCCGTCATCGCCATCACCCACGACCGGTACTTCCTCGACAACGTCGCGGAGTGGATCGCCGAGGTCGACCGCGGTCGCCTGATCGGGTACGAGGGCAACTACTCGACGTACCTCGAGAAGAAGGGCGAGCGCCTGGAGGTCCAGGGCAAGAAGGACGCCAAGCTCGCCAAGCGACTCAAGGAAGAACTCGAGTGGGTGCGCTCGAGCGCCAAGGGACGCCAGACCAAGTCGAAGGCCCGTCTCGCCCGCTACGAGGAAATGGCCTCCGAGGCCGAGCGGACCCGCAAGCTCGATTTCGAGGAGATCTCGATTCCGCCGGGGCCGCGTCTCGGAAGCGTCGTGATCGAGGCGAAGAAGCTCCAGAAGGGCTTCGACGGGCGCTCCCTGATCGACGGGCTCAGCTTCAGCCTGCCGCCGAACGGCATCGTCGGCGTCATCGGCCCGAACGGTGTCGGAAAGACGACGCTCTTCAAGTCGATCGTGGGACTCGAGCCCCTCGACGGCGGCGACCTGAAGATCGGCGAGACCGTCAAGATCAGCTACGTCGACCAGTCACGCTCCAATATCGACCCGAACAAGACGCTGTGGGAGGTCGTCTCCGACGGCCTGGACATCATCACGGTCGGCAAGACCGAGATCCCGTCGCGCGCGTACGTGTCGAAGTTCGGCTTCAAGGGCCCCGACCAGCAGAAGAAGGCCGGGGTTCTCTCCGGTGGTGAGCGCAATCGCCTGAACCTCGCGCTCACCCTGAAAGAGGGCGGCAACCTCCTCCTCCTCGACGAGCCCACGAACGACCTCGATGTCGAGACGCTGAGCTCGCTCGAGAACGCGCTCCTCGAGTTCCCCGGTTGCGCCGTGGTCATCACGCACGACCGGTGGTTCCTCGACCGCATCGCGACGCACATCCTGGCCTACGAGGGGACGGCCGAGAAGCCCGACCAGTGGTACTGGTTCGAGGGCAACTTCGAGGCGTACGAGTCGAACAAGGTCGAACGCCTCGGCGCCGACGCCGCGAACCCCGCGAAGTCGACGTACCGCAAGCTGACGCGTGACTGA
- a CDS encoding DUF6993 domain-containing protein, with protein sequence MRRHQPSRGSRLLLIALAPLVAVSLAACTPEPNPAPSEPAPSSSAPRPSSTPTATPAADTAAARLPEFTRVMDAVWKDSASVKGRDYIDALVAAGFEKDAMQVTKDKTSVDDPADSIQFSVRIGTECLVGQVGPSVPAPTALVMPGLAEGECLVGQTRPINW encoded by the coding sequence GTGCGCAGACACCAGCCCTCTCGGGGATCCCGCCTGCTCCTCATCGCGCTTGCGCCCCTCGTGGCGGTGTCACTCGCAGCCTGCACGCCGGAGCCGAATCCGGCGCCCTCCGAGCCCGCACCCTCGTCCTCGGCACCTCGTCCTTCGTCGACTCCGACGGCGACTCCTGCGGCAGATACGGCCGCCGCGCGCCTCCCGGAGTTCACCCGGGTGATGGACGCGGTGTGGAAGGACTCAGCCTCCGTCAAGGGTCGCGACTACATCGACGCTCTCGTGGCTGCGGGGTTCGAGAAAGACGCGATGCAGGTCACAAAGGACAAGACCTCGGTCGACGACCCGGCTGACAGCATCCAGTTCTCCGTCCGCATCGGGACCGAATGCCTCGTCGGACAGGTCGGCCCGTCCGTCCCGGCCCCGACGGCGCTCGTCATGCCGGGGCTCGCCGAAGGGGAATGCCTCGTGGGCCAGACGCGTCCGATCAACTGGTGA
- the ssb gene encoding single-stranded DNA-binding protein: MKDHITIVGNVGADPEFRRLPDGTPVVSLRVASTDRRYDAKSGAWVDGLTSWYRVSVFRTLGEHVAASVRKGQRVVVHGALAIKRWEAGEKSGTDAEIDAFAVGHDLAFGTTVFTGTARTKEEASGGATDAEWAAPGLDEATPSEPQWQAEPVATPF, from the coding sequence ATGAAGGATCACATCACGATCGTCGGCAACGTCGGCGCGGACCCCGAGTTCCGCCGACTGCCCGACGGTACGCCCGTCGTATCGCTGCGCGTCGCCAGTACCGACCGCCGCTACGACGCCAAGTCCGGCGCTTGGGTGGACGGCCTGACGAGTTGGTATCGGGTGTCGGTGTTCCGCACTCTCGGAGAGCACGTCGCCGCATCCGTTCGCAAGGGACAACGCGTCGTCGTGCACGGCGCGCTGGCCATCAAACGATGGGAAGCGGGGGAGAAGTCGGGAACGGATGCCGAGATCGACGCGTTCGCCGTGGGCCACGACCTCGCCTTCGGGACGACGGTCTTCACCGGCACGGCCCGCACCAAGGAAGAAGCGTCGGGCGGCGCCACGGATGCCGAGTGGGCAGCGCCGGGGTTGGATGAGGCGACCCCCAGCGAACCGCAGTGGCAGGCCGAGCCGGTCGCCACGCCGTTCTGA
- the msrA gene encoding peptide-methionine (S)-S-oxide reductase MsrA — protein sequence MQTYVLAGGCFWCLDAAYRALEGVVSVESGYIGGSASSPTYEQVCTGTTGHAEAVKVTFDEEVIPSDVILDAFFTMHDPRQLNRQGNDVGTQYRSAMFPADDAQRETFEQAAERAAEWWGGGLVTTMEPLSEWYPAEDYHQDFFTKNPGQGYCLAVAVPKVNKVRARFGEYARR from the coding sequence ATGCAGACCTATGTGCTTGCCGGAGGCTGTTTCTGGTGTCTCGACGCCGCCTACCGGGCTCTCGAGGGAGTCGTCTCGGTCGAGTCGGGCTACATCGGCGGTTCCGCTTCGTCTCCCACCTACGAGCAGGTGTGCACGGGGACGACGGGGCATGCGGAGGCCGTCAAGGTGACATTCGACGAAGAGGTCATCCCCTCCGACGTCATCCTCGACGCGTTCTTCACGATGCACGACCCCCGCCAGCTCAACCGACAGGGCAACGACGTCGGCACGCAGTACCGGTCGGCGATGTTCCCCGCCGACGACGCGCAGCGCGAGACGTTCGAGCAGGCCGCGGAGCGCGCCGCCGAGTGGTGGGGTGGTGGACTGGTCACGACGATGGAACCGCTCAGCGAGTGGTACCCCGCCGAGGACTACCACCAGGACTTCTTCACGAAGAACCCCGGTCAGGGCTACTGCCTCGCCGTCGCCGTTCCGAAGGTGAACAAGGTCCGCGCGCGGTTCGGCGAGTACGCCCGCCGCTGA
- a CDS encoding PLP-dependent aminotransferase family protein, with protein sequence MDSRIGARSLAAALGGWRTRTPTYEALADGIRLLCLDNRVAAHTALPAERELAVTLGLSRATVAAAYRSLRESGHIESTRGSGSITLPQVRRGAGRVFNDGGGIDLQQASPAAWPGLAGIIADVGADAASLVGRPGYDIVGSSELRIAIADRYTARGIPTAPDEILVTNGGQHAIHLVTAALLGPGTTALLETPTYPHATDAIKETGARVTGTPVTVDHGWDLDRAVQTFRRARPTLAYVMPSFQNPTGRSMTALDAATFRAAADAVGATLVIDETTSELSIDGRQPEELDFGPQAVRIGSLGKTVWGGLRVGWVRADRVLIRRLVASRPRRDLGTAEFEQAVATRLLRMMPEILPQRAELLGQGRDAAVAALRQSFPAWTVPVPLGGVSLWVGLDAPLSGSLVLAARREGVLLSAGPRFSVDGGYEAHLRVPFTAPPEQIRDAVAVLSRLWPEVSGRPAAPAVDESEAVAAIV encoded by the coding sequence ATGGACTCTCGAATCGGCGCCCGGAGCCTTGCCGCTGCGCTCGGCGGATGGCGAACGCGGACTCCCACGTACGAGGCTTTGGCCGACGGCATCCGTCTCCTGTGTCTCGACAACCGGGTCGCCGCCCACACCGCGCTCCCCGCCGAGCGCGAGCTTGCGGTGACCCTCGGTCTCAGTCGCGCCACCGTCGCCGCGGCATACCGCTCGCTGCGCGAGAGCGGGCACATCGAGAGCACCCGAGGGTCGGGAAGCATCACGCTCCCGCAGGTCCGGCGGGGTGCGGGCCGCGTCTTCAACGACGGCGGCGGCATCGATCTCCAGCAGGCGAGCCCCGCGGCCTGGCCCGGCCTGGCCGGGATCATCGCGGACGTGGGGGCGGATGCGGCATCCCTTGTCGGTCGGCCGGGGTACGACATCGTCGGCAGCAGCGAACTGCGTATCGCGATCGCCGACCGGTACACCGCTCGGGGGATCCCGACCGCCCCGGACGAGATCCTCGTCACCAATGGCGGACAGCACGCCATCCACCTCGTGACGGCGGCGCTCCTCGGCCCGGGAACGACTGCTCTCCTCGAGACGCCCACGTACCCGCACGCAACGGACGCGATCAAGGAGACGGGAGCCCGGGTGACGGGCACTCCCGTCACGGTCGACCATGGCTGGGACCTGGACCGGGCGGTGCAGACGTTCCGTCGTGCCCGTCCGACGCTGGCGTACGTGATGCCGTCGTTCCAGAACCCCACGGGCCGCTCCATGACAGCGCTCGACGCCGCCACCTTCCGGGCCGCCGCGGATGCGGTCGGGGCGACCCTCGTCATCGACGAGACGACCTCGGAACTGTCGATCGACGGTCGTCAGCCGGAGGAACTCGACTTCGGACCGCAAGCCGTCCGCATCGGCTCTCTCGGCAAAACCGTCTGGGGTGGGCTCCGCGTCGGCTGGGTGCGCGCCGACCGCGTTCTCATCAGGCGCCTGGTCGCGTCCCGACCGCGGCGCGACCTCGGAACGGCGGAGTTCGAGCAGGCCGTCGCCACCCGCCTGCTGCGCATGATGCCCGAGATCCTCCCGCAACGGGCCGAGCTGCTCGGCCAGGGGAGGGATGCCGCAGTCGCTGCGCTCCGGCAGTCCTTCCCCGCGTGGACGGTTCCCGTCCCTCTCGGCGGGGTGTCGTTGTGGGTCGGTCTGGACGCGCCGCTGAGCGGTTCGCTCGTCCTGGCCGCGCGACGCGAGGGGGTTCTGCTGTCCGCCGGCCCGCGATTCTCGGTGGACGGCGGGTACGAGGCGCATCTGCGGGTGCCATTCACCGCGCCCCCCGAGCAGATCCGGGACGCCGTCGCGGTGTTGTCCCGGCTGTGGCCCGAGGTGAGCGGGCGCCCCGCGGCGCCTGCCGTCGACGAAAGCGAAGCGGTCGCCGCGATCGTGTGA